The Bacillus carboniphilus genome contains a region encoding:
- a CDS encoding glycosyltransferase, with the protein MKKKLLFVMNNMQCGGAERALLSLLESIDESQFEIDLYLLRNEGDFLRKIPSYVNVLGGSNDYKYFNMSFANSMKHIVFLKKYKAFIARVMLGFYSKTHHNSALVEQKVWKFLSKIFEPLENEYDVAIGFLEKNPIYFCVDHVNARKKIGWIHTDYNQLGLDVETDEKYYSKLSYLISVSDELVNILKSNFPSMKSNIKCIENIVSTNIIKKLSQEPVTIERNSQQSIIIVSVGRIVQEKGIDLSFKAIHQLIDKGYDIQWIVIGDGVMREEIEKQIELNHLSKRMKFLGVKDNPYPYMAQADIFLQTSRYEGKSISIMEAKILGTPILITNFDTANDHIQHDEDGYIANMDETSIVNGLEYLIKNEKVREKYIANLMEQNYGTEDEVEKLYELVGE; encoded by the coding sequence ATGAAAAAAAAGTTACTATTTGTTATGAACAATATGCAATGTGGGGGAGCAGAGAGAGCATTACTTTCATTACTTGAATCAATAGATGAGAGTCAATTTGAAATAGATTTATATTTATTGAGAAATGAAGGGGATTTTCTTAGAAAGATCCCTTCCTATGTAAATGTGTTAGGAGGATCAAACGATTATAAATATTTTAATATGTCTTTTGCAAATTCAATGAAACATATAGTCTTCTTAAAAAAATATAAAGCTTTTATCGCTAGAGTAATGTTAGGTTTTTATTCTAAAACGCACCATAATTCTGCATTAGTTGAACAAAAAGTATGGAAGTTTTTATCTAAGATTTTTGAACCTTTAGAAAATGAATATGATGTAGCCATAGGTTTTTTGGAGAAAAACCCTATTTACTTTTGTGTTGATCACGTTAACGCGCGCAAAAAAATTGGTTGGATTCACACAGACTACAACCAACTTGGATTAGATGTAGAGACGGATGAAAAGTATTATTCTAAGCTGAGTTATTTAATTTCAGTTTCTGATGAGTTGGTGAACATTTTAAAATCAAATTTTCCATCAATGAAGAGTAATATAAAATGTATTGAAAACATTGTATCAACAAATATAATTAAAAAATTATCTCAAGAACCAGTTACGATAGAACGAAACAGTCAACAGTCGATTATCATTGTTTCAGTTGGTAGGATTGTTCAAGAGAAAGGAATCGATCTATCATTCAAAGCTATTCATCAATTGATAGATAAAGGGTATGACATCCAGTGGATTGTTATTGGTGATGGGGTAATGAGAGAAGAAATAGAAAAGCAAATTGAGTTAAACCATTTATCAAAGAGAATGAAATTTTTAGGTGTCAAGGATAATCCGTATCCATATATGGCTCAAGCCGATATTTTTCTGCAGACTTCAAGATATGAAGGAAAATCTATTTCGATTATGGAAGCAAAAATACTTGGAACTCCTATATTAATTACTAATTTTGATACTGCCAACGATCATATTCAGCATGATGAAGATGGGTATATTGCAAATATGGATGAAACATCAATTGTAAATGGACTAGAATACTTAATAAAAAATGAAAAGGTACGAGAGAAATATATTGCGAATTTAATGGAACAAAACTATGGGACAGAAGATGAAGTTGAAAAATTATATGAATTGGTTGGAGAATGA
- a CDS encoding glycoside hydrolase family 88 protein: protein MLRSLKWVNDTPKVTITDNNRLIILDILKKNYSSHTIQHWQHGALLLGLGEYIKIHGNKEQKINKKVEKFLTKSFSSTGEWRDKPENIDSAILAYAIMKFPGIDMDKYKPAWDYICKLIDNHVGEEGTVKYRNVMEQYRYVDTIGFICPFLIFYGNKYDKPYYIELAIKQIVEFENNGFSKKSNLPFHAYNINGSLPLGLNGWGRGVAWYLLGLMDSWLELPKHHPQKEKLQSLLKSIAKAIMNYQQPNGSWNWSMTRDETRSDSSTTAVCSWFLARVYQLIEEDRKMLASSEKAIQFLQTVTRRNGSVDFSQGDTKDIGVYSINFGVLPFTQGYCLRAMYCKDHILDGKRVFNDNKTNIS, encoded by the coding sequence ATGTTAAGGTCTTTAAAGTGGGTAAATGATACCCCTAAGGTTACAATAACGGATAATAATCGATTGATTATTTTAGATATATTGAAGAAAAATTACTCAAGTCATACTATTCAACATTGGCAGCATGGTGCACTATTATTGGGTTTAGGAGAATATATAAAAATTCATGGTAATAAGGAACAGAAGATTAATAAAAAAGTAGAAAAATTCTTAACTAAATCCTTCAGCTCTACAGGAGAGTGGAGGGATAAACCAGAAAATATCGATTCTGCTATATTAGCATATGCCATCATGAAATTTCCAGGTATAGATATGGACAAGTATAAGCCTGCCTGGGACTATATTTGCAAGTTGATTGATAATCATGTTGGTGAGGAAGGAACAGTTAAGTATAGAAATGTAATGGAACAGTATCGTTACGTCGATACCATTGGATTTATATGTCCTTTTTTAATTTTTTATGGGAATAAATATGATAAGCCTTATTATATAGAGTTAGCAATAAAACAAATTGTTGAGTTTGAGAATAATGGATTTTCTAAAAAATCTAACTTACCGTTCCATGCATATAACATAAATGGAAGCCTACCTTTAGGTTTGAATGGTTGGGGGAGAGGAGTAGCTTGGTATCTGTTAGGTTTGATGGATAGTTGGTTAGAACTTCCTAAACATCATCCTCAAAAAGAGAAATTACAATCGTTATTAAAGTCAATAGCAAAAGCCATTATGAATTACCAACAACCAAATGGAAGTTGGAATTGGTCAATGACTAGAGATGAAACTAGGTCAGATTCATCAACGACTGCTGTATGTAGTTGGTTTTTGGCAAGAGTTTATCAATTAATAGAAGAAGACAGAAAGATGTTGGCTTCCAGTGAAAAAGCAATACAATTCCTTCAAACTGTTACTAGGAGAAATGGTTCGGTTGATTTTTCACAGGGTGACACAAAAGATATCGGAGTATACTCCATAAATTTTGGTGTGCTCCCATTTACGCAAGGATACTGTCTTAGAGCTATGTATTGTAAAGATCATATTTTAGATGGTAAAAGAGTGTTCAATGATAACAAAACGAACATTAGTTAA
- a CDS encoding lipopolysaccharide biosynthesis protein, giving the protein MRTKFTILNIATGLGHQVIITALSFISRTVFIYTLGIEYLGVNGLFTNILALLSLAESGIGASIMYSLYKPVAENDHEAVKKLMRLYRRAYYVIAMVVLILGISLIPFIDNIVGQTNVENVVFIYILFLCNTVLPYFFMYKISLLNANQKTYITTSIYAITSIILAILRIGILYFTENYYLYLVIELILNLVSAMVLSRIVTRSYPFIKEKVSGRLEPHIKKNIVTNVKAIVLQNIGVYLIIGTDNIIISTFVSIAAVGLYSNYQLIMEICRTFMNQITTNMYHSVGNLVSTEAKERVYLIYKVIHLINLWLYSALFVLLYINLDNFIIIWLGEDFLLGSIVVILLLISFWERGMRNAVTTIKTTSGIFKEDKYAPLIQASINLPISILLVQELGLEGVFLGTFISSLLVPFWNTPYLVYKKVFNLSVLSYFYQYLVGIFMLCMSLLVTIIVCWLFSFDGVIGLFVNSILSLAITTSCLFIIKRKTEEFQYILKMVKKYSNMIPLNKPKKVLSKYR; this is encoded by the coding sequence ATGAGAACTAAATTTACAATTTTGAATATTGCGACAGGTCTTGGCCATCAAGTGATTATTACGGCACTGAGCTTTATTTCAAGAACCGTATTTATTTATACTTTAGGTATCGAGTACTTAGGAGTTAATGGATTATTTACAAATATATTAGCTCTTCTTTCTTTAGCTGAATCAGGTATTGGTGCTAGTATTATGTACAGTTTATACAAGCCTGTTGCTGAAAATGATCATGAAGCTGTAAAAAAACTAATGCGTTTGTATCGAAGAGCTTATTATGTTATTGCCATGGTTGTGCTTATCTTAGGAATTAGCTTAATTCCTTTTATTGATAATATAGTGGGACAAACGAATGTAGAAAACGTTGTCTTTATTTATATCCTTTTTCTATGTAATACGGTATTACCTTATTTTTTTATGTATAAAATTTCTTTACTCAATGCCAATCAAAAGACGTATATTACGACTTCAATTTATGCTATTACTTCAATCATTCTAGCTATATTAAGAATAGGTATTTTATACTTTACGGAGAATTATTACTTATATCTTGTTATTGAACTGATCTTAAACTTGGTCTCTGCAATGGTATTGTCTAGAATAGTGACTCGCTCTTATCCTTTTATAAAGGAAAAAGTTTCAGGTAGGTTAGAACCACATATAAAAAAAAATATCGTAACGAATGTAAAAGCCATTGTTCTTCAAAACATAGGAGTGTATTTAATAATTGGTACGGATAACATCATTATCTCTACATTTGTTAGTATAGCTGCAGTAGGTTTATATTCAAACTATCAATTAATTATGGAAATATGTAGGACATTTATGAACCAAATTACTACTAACATGTACCATAGTGTAGGGAATTTAGTATCGACAGAAGCTAAAGAAAGAGTGTACTTAATATACAAAGTCATCCATCTAATTAATTTATGGTTATACTCCGCTTTATTTGTACTATTGTATATAAATTTGGATAATTTTATAATAATTTGGTTAGGAGAAGACTTTTTGTTAGGAAGTATTGTGGTTATTCTTTTACTTATTTCTTTTTGGGAAAGAGGTATGCGTAATGCTGTTACAACTATTAAAACCACGTCAGGAATTTTTAAAGAGGATAAGTATGCACCGTTAATTCAAGCTTCAATTAATTTACCTATTTCAATTTTATTAGTACAAGAATTAGGGCTTGAAGGTGTTTTTTTAGGGACGTTCATTAGCTCTTTACTAGTCCCTTTCTGGAACACTCCTTATTTAGTATATAAAAAAGTATTCAACTTATCTGTTTTAAGTTATTTTTATCAATATCTAGTCGGAATCTTCATGTTATGTATGTCATTACTAGTTACAATTATTGTATGTTGGCTTTTTTCTTTCGATGGGGTTATTGGTTTGTTTGTTAATTCTATCTTAAGTCTAGCTATAACGACTAGTTGTTTGTTTATAATAAAACGTAAAACTGAAGAATTTCAATATATTTTAAAAATGGTTAAAAAATATTCTAATATGATTCCTTTAAATAAGCCAAAAAAAGTTCTTTCTAAATATCGTTAG
- a CDS encoding ABC transporter ATP-binding protein, with translation MAEIKLDHIYKVYDNNVTAVEDFNLHIEDKEFIVFVGPSGCGKSTTLRMIAGLEEITKGDFSIDGKRMNDVAPKDRDIAMVFQNYALYPHMNVFDNMAFGLKLRKFDKADIEKRVKNAAKILGLEEYLDRKPKALSGGQRQRVALGRAIVRDPKVFLMDEPLSNLDAKLRVQMRAEISKLHDRLQTTTIYVTHDQTEAMTMATRLVILKDGIIQQVGTPKDVYENPDNIFVGGFIGSPAMNFFKGTLKDGYFQLGDLKLEIPEGKMKILKDYINKDITFGIRPEDIHDEPVFLDAAEGSTFESTIEVAELMGAETMIYTKLDNQQLVARVDARSQYNPGYNVKLAIDMNKAHFFDNETELRIR, from the coding sequence ATGGCAGAGATTAAATTAGATCATATTTATAAAGTTTACGACAATAACGTAACAGCGGTTGAAGATTTTAACCTTCACATTGAGGATAAAGAATTTATCGTATTTGTTGGCCCCTCAGGTTGTGGAAAATCTACAACACTTCGAATGATTGCTGGGCTCGAAGAAATTACAAAAGGTGATTTTTCTATCGACGGAAAACGTATGAATGATGTTGCACCTAAAGACCGTGACATCGCAATGGTATTCCAAAACTATGCTTTATATCCACATATGAATGTATTTGATAATATGGCATTTGGACTAAAATTACGCAAATTTGATAAAGCTGACATTGAAAAGCGTGTCAAAAATGCGGCGAAAATTTTAGGATTAGAAGAATATTTAGACCGTAAACCGAAGGCATTATCTGGAGGTCAACGTCAACGTGTTGCTTTAGGTCGTGCGATCGTTCGTGATCCAAAAGTATTCTTAATGGATGAGCCTTTATCGAATTTAGATGCAAAGCTACGTGTACAAATGCGTGCAGAAATCTCAAAGCTACATGATAGATTACAAACCACAACAATTTATGTTACACATGACCAAACAGAAGCGATGACAATGGCCACTCGTTTAGTCATTTTGAAAGATGGAATTATTCAACAAGTTGGTACTCCAAAAGATGTATATGAAAACCCGGATAACATTTTTGTAGGTGGTTTCATTGGATCACCTGCGATGAACTTCTTTAAAGGAACATTAAAAGATGGATATTTCCAGCTAGGGGACTTAAAACTAGAAATTCCTGAAGGAAAAATGAAAATATTAAAAGACTATATTAACAAAGACATTACATTTGGCATAAGACCTGAAGATATTCATGATGAGCCTGTCTTTTTAGATGCAGCTGAAGGTTCTACTTTTGAATCAACGATTGAGGTAGCAGAATTAATGGGAGCAGAAACGATGATTTATACAAAACTTGACAATCAACAATTGGTTGCGAGAGTAGATGCTCGATCTCAATACAACCCTGGATATAATGTGAAATTAGCAATAGATATGAATAAAGCTCATTTCTTCGATAATGAGACAGAATTACGTATTCGATAA
- a CDS encoding helix-turn-helix domain-containing protein, which translates to MFKKLSEIYKENFSTKYSDNPQFQYFITDEGEIFGINKNVLTKKEFEILSLFYNHYSPPLNQKTNTYSWYEFLFNNGEIPTIKDKTSMRCIYFFLQNPLDSQKDFEEAISGLIEEPIICWFDYQSGLIVYTSEHLTISENDWEQWINSFTTDLLINIQLFIGQLHHINNSGVKKIHREMRLINETRSSLPSHVLKTVYQLQFDYLLKSNHQVIQDLSSDKLLDSLSDVELRKTLKVLIENHLNLSLTAKEMYIHRNSLQYRLDKFSTNTGIQLKDFSQVSFVYWLIKAMGN; encoded by the coding sequence ATGTTTAAAAAATTATCTGAAATATATAAGGAGAATTTCTCAACTAAATATTCTGATAACCCCCAGTTTCAATACTTCATTACAGATGAAGGAGAAATATTTGGAATTAATAAAAATGTTCTTACTAAGAAAGAATTCGAAATCTTATCTTTGTTCTATAATCACTATAGTCCACCCTTAAACCAAAAGACAAATACCTATTCATGGTATGAATTTCTATTTAATAATGGTGAGATTCCAACTATAAAAGATAAAACTTCCATGAGGTGTATCTATTTTTTTTTACAAAACCCTTTAGATAGTCAGAAAGACTTCGAAGAAGCCATCTCTGGTCTTATTGAGGAGCCCATTATTTGTTGGTTCGACTACCAATCAGGACTCATTGTTTATACATCAGAACATTTAACGATTTCAGAAAACGATTGGGAGCAATGGATCAATAGTTTTACCACGGATCTTTTAATAAATATCCAACTATTTATTGGTCAACTTCATCACATAAACAACAGCGGTGTTAAAAAAATACATAGAGAAATGAGGTTAATTAATGAAACTCGCTCTTCTTTACCCAGCCATGTTTTAAAAACAGTCTATCAATTACAATTCGATTATTTGTTAAAAAGTAACCATCAAGTTATTCAGGACCTATCATCTGATAAACTTCTGGATAGTTTGTCTGACGTTGAATTACGAAAAACGTTAAAAGTATTAATTGAAAATCATTTAAATCTTTCACTAACGGCAAAAGAAATGTATATTCATCGGAATAGTTTACAATATCGGCTGGACAAGTTTTCTACAAACACCGGGATTCAATTAAAGGATTTTTCACAAGTTTCATTTGTTTATTGGCTCATAAAAGCGATGGGAAATTAA
- a CDS encoding chitobiase/beta-hexosaminidase C-terminal domain-containing protein: MKLNEELLLTRRNYINSYTIELDRWNIKNDKTMPNETGKGLNDAVQWASLNGFNHALLPEGYYLASHNVVPYNRKDYSDNHALCVIDMPNDFTLELHPNAVIELQGNTSPSYDIIRFFRVTRSRITGGKLIGDRKTHMRTMLLTFERGGVNQDGSLNSNPNYIRTPIIDRYDHPGLLTNFRLDNPNRQGIDYYNFFQYNDLISTETLIGFRENVQFSPANPNGRGWFGKINECNKMIITIDIHNTPMTDEELETFKIEVSNSYYTHESGHCIGIYGGHYLEVDHIELCNAMGDGVLNGTSYDYKVDPEDYDLQEVQDHIGSHVLIHDNDIHRNRRQGLSITGHNDVYVWENKIHHIGKDDDGVTPDFIPPAFGIDIESLIGESNLPIKSIYYNTEGVEANFRIHIWNNYIHHNERGHFVNVDGTFVTIENNLFKGYNIGGITSWERYAHVKYENNTFRENCLFEVKGDNFINGAILENSSIKLASTYGAQISNVQIRNGYFYGNASYGYFGQPDVSISASRFSYSFEHGMGNGAKIVFEDWRGKVPNGIDKSKVYYTVNIDSSSFQVSESLYGDPIQLTNEGIYGFIIARTDYSTAYLQNITVSRDSPTMDSTSIGFNLLMNGGVLENITVKNDNCSIRVPNGYSGRPIIVNGLNTINSSGHITGCHIISSQFLSNIENEISFNSHLFPVEIKTTVSNSTFRGIKFLSGDVTVTDCYFIDSEIFKTIGRNTTLFLNNYLENTIISSYWLDTANSLIFSNNIFNHVDSSFTRETTVFDENKDITQLLPDLTPPQVFISPIDGYYPDNQTITFTSNKDETIIYYTLDGSEPTEDSVVFTASFIITSTTTVRYFGIDEKGNQSVKKKAVISIDRQPPADVTSLVAKEVSSDKVELSWSASISEDTIKYRVYQETLLIDETSDLSYTINNLSPLTSYEFTVTAIDRVGNESIGVSITVSTLDDQITPEEISNLTVSYKNHNKICLTWQNPDPNITFEVYLDDALHSEVASPYFIASDLSSGTSYSFKIISKNIVGNRSQGVMVMESTDPVFTGLYVTNGLLSYLETPVNHSVIENPNSYFSKNEEFTIAVTFISNRWTDIFKIWGTNIENRKVQLYRSGDYKFFFTLNGYDIDSKQFHHIPTIISEQYEDIETTYHVVAIRNNTTQRIELYVNNILVGDVRNITTNIHSVLPIDNTIPFIIGTEGRSSILHIAYYNRALNQEELTQNYNFLN; encoded by the coding sequence TTGAAATTAAACGAAGAGTTACTTTTAACAAGAAGGAACTATATCAATTCTTATACCATTGAATTAGATCGTTGGAACATTAAAAATGACAAAACAATGCCAAATGAAACTGGAAAAGGATTAAATGATGCTGTTCAGTGGGCAAGTCTAAATGGATTTAATCATGCACTCTTACCAGAGGGGTATTATTTAGCTAGTCATAATGTTGTTCCCTATAATCGAAAAGACTACTCTGACAATCACGCATTGTGTGTTATTGATATGCCAAATGATTTTACACTTGAACTACATCCTAATGCAGTGATTGAACTCCAAGGTAATACTTCTCCTTCCTATGATATTATTCGCTTTTTTCGTGTGACTAGATCAAGAATTACAGGTGGTAAACTTATCGGTGATCGAAAGACTCATATGAGAACAATGCTCCTTACATTTGAACGAGGAGGTGTAAATCAAGATGGAAGTTTAAACAGCAATCCAAATTATATAAGAACACCTATCATTGACAGATATGATCATCCTGGGCTATTAACAAATTTTAGATTAGATAATCCAAACAGGCAAGGAATTGACTATTATAATTTTTTCCAATACAACGATTTGATATCAACAGAAACATTAATTGGATTTAGAGAAAACGTACAATTTTCTCCCGCTAATCCTAATGGTCGTGGCTGGTTCGGAAAAATTAATGAATGTAACAAAATGATTATTACTATTGACATTCATAACACCCCCATGACAGACGAAGAACTAGAAACCTTCAAAATCGAAGTAAGTAATTCTTACTATACCCACGAAAGTGGTCATTGTATTGGCATTTACGGAGGACATTATCTAGAAGTGGATCATATAGAATTGTGTAACGCAATGGGAGATGGGGTTCTTAATGGGACATCTTACGATTACAAAGTAGATCCAGAAGATTACGATTTACAAGAAGTTCAAGACCATATAGGTAGTCACGTCCTCATTCATGATAATGATATCCATAGAAATCGCAGACAAGGATTATCAATAACAGGTCATAATGATGTGTATGTTTGGGAAAATAAAATCCATCACATTGGAAAAGATGATGACGGAGTTACACCTGACTTTATTCCTCCTGCATTTGGAATAGATATAGAATCGTTAATAGGTGAGAGTAATTTACCAATAAAAAGTATTTACTATAATACTGAAGGAGTTGAGGCTAATTTTCGAATTCACATTTGGAACAACTACATTCACCATAATGAAAGAGGACACTTTGTAAATGTGGATGGGACATTCGTCACAATAGAGAACAATCTTTTTAAAGGTTACAATATCGGTGGAATTACATCATGGGAGCGTTATGCTCATGTCAAATATGAGAATAATACGTTTAGAGAAAACTGCTTATTTGAGGTAAAAGGAGATAATTTCATTAATGGGGCAATCTTAGAAAACTCTTCTATAAAACTCGCTAGCACTTACGGAGCACAAATAAGCAATGTACAAATAAGAAATGGGTACTTTTATGGCAACGCTTCTTATGGTTACTTTGGACAGCCCGATGTTTCCATTTCAGCTAGTCGATTCAGCTATTCATTCGAACATGGAATGGGGAATGGAGCTAAAATCGTGTTTGAAGACTGGAGAGGAAAAGTACCAAACGGTATAGATAAGTCTAAAGTATATTACACAGTAAACATTGATAGTTCTAGCTTTCAAGTATCCGAATCGTTATATGGTGACCCTATACAACTTACTAATGAAGGGATATATGGATTTATAATTGCAAGAACGGACTACTCCACAGCTTATTTACAAAATATCACTGTATCCAGAGACTCTCCAACTATGGACAGCACATCCATTGGATTCAATCTGTTGATGAATGGGGGGGTTTTAGAAAATATTACTGTGAAAAATGATAATTGTTCTATAAGAGTACCAAATGGTTATTCTGGGCGTCCAATTATCGTGAATGGACTTAATACTATTAATTCAAGTGGTCATATTACCGGATGTCACATTATAAGCAGCCAATTTCTTTCCAATATAGAAAATGAAATCAGCTTTAATTCTCATTTATTCCCTGTAGAAATTAAAACAACGGTTTCTAATAGTACATTTAGAGGGATAAAATTTCTTAGCGGAGATGTTACTGTAACGGATTGTTATTTTATTGATAGTGAAATATTCAAAACAATAGGTCGCAATACTACACTCTTCTTAAACAACTATCTTGAAAATACAATAATAAGCTCATATTGGCTAGACACTGCTAATAGTCTAATCTTTAGTAACAATATCTTTAATCATGTTGATAGTTCATTTACTAGAGAAACTACCGTATTTGATGAAAATAAAGACATAACTCAGCTACTACCGGATTTAACACCTCCTCAAGTATTCATCTCACCTATCGACGGTTATTATCCAGACAATCAAACGATCACCTTCACCTCCAATAAAGACGAAACAATCATTTACTACACCCTTGATGGAAGTGAACCAACGGAAGATAGTGTTGTTTTCACAGCATCTTTTATCATAACTTCTACAACGACAGTAAGATATTTTGGAATTGACGAAAAAGGTAATCAAAGTGTGAAGAAAAAAGCCGTTATTTCCATTGATCGTCAACCGCCTGCAGATGTTACAAGTTTAGTTGCAAAAGAAGTATCTAGCGATAAAGTTGAATTATCATGGTCAGCTAGTATATCAGAAGATACGATAAAATATAGAGTTTATCAGGAGACACTTCTTATAGATGAAACAAGCGACCTTTCTTATACGATTAATAACCTTTCTCCTTTAACGTCTTACGAGTTTACTGTAACTGCAATAGATCGAGTAGGCAACGAGTCAATAGGAGTATCAATCACGGTTAGCACATTAGATGATCAAATAACCCCAGAAGAGATTAGCAATTTAACGGTTTCATATAAAAATCACAATAAGATCTGCTTAACATGGCAGAACCCTGATCCAAATATCACTTTTGAAGTATATCTAGATGATGCATTGCATTCCGAAGTAGCATCTCCTTACTTTATCGCTTCTGACTTAAGTAGTGGAACAAGCTATTCTTTTAAGATAATCTCCAAAAACATTGTCGGCAATCGCTCTCAAGGTGTCATGGTCATGGAATCAACTGACCCTGTGTTTACAGGTCTTTATGTAACAAATGGACTCCTCTCCTATCTAGAAACCCCCGTAAATCATTCAGTTATAGAAAATCCTAATAGCTATTTCTCCAAAAATGAAGAATTTACGATTGCAGTTACTTTCATATCTAATCGATGGACAGATATTTTTAAAATTTGGGGAACAAATATAGAAAATCGAAAAGTGCAATTATATAGGTCAGGGGACTATAAATTTTTCTTTACCTTAAACGGTTATGACATTGACTCTAAGCAATTTCATCATATTCCTACGATTATCAGCGAGCAATATGAAGACATTGAAACAACTTATCATGTCGTTGCAATTAGAAATAATACGACACAGAGAATTGAATTATATGTAAATAACATCCTCGTTGGAGATGTTCGTAATATTACTACTAATATTCACTCCGTATTACCTATAGACAATACAATTCCTTTTATTATAGGAACTGAAGGTAGATCATCTATCTTACACATTGCTTATTACAATCGTGCACTTAATCAAGAAGAACTTACCCAAAATTACAATTTTTTAAACTAG
- a CDS encoding YheC/YheD family protein, which yields MDVDQLHDLVNEIGHCLSSQLGKVGEFSLDLGITEEDQFVLFEINSKPMKFDEKPIEKARINALAELFLSYL from the coding sequence GTGGACGTAGACCAATTACATGATCTCGTGAATGAGATTGGTCACTGCTTATCATCACAATTAGGCAAGGTCGGTGAGTTTTCCCTTGATTTAGGCATAACAGAAGAAGATCAATTTGTTTTATTTGAAATCAATTCAAAACCAATGAAGTTTGATGAAAAACCGATTGAAAAAGCAAGAATCAATGCTCTAGCTGAGCTATTTCTTTCCTACCTGTAA
- a CDS encoding YheC/YheD family protein gives MRLIDKKSIAILTSKNENQTKYRGNIRLFKQLQKKLSTYVTPSFLFCIDDVTVNGIYGLYYDPTENKWTTYFFVNPIVIYNRIPSREEEQETYHHQNYTLLKNKDVPIINPCFFNKWKIDQMLRKQKNIEKILPDTIFLDHESSLFSFLDKYRSIYVKPVDGSQGDHIFSIIKERTSFLLIDSLGQTQTLSFQQLNRYISNLIKQQSFICQETVPCKKHKEEKLDLRTLVHLSSNNQYKLTGIGFRQSTNRSITTHVMKGGENSIV, from the coding sequence ATGAGGTTAATCGATAAAAAATCAATTGCCATCCTTACATCAAAAAACGAAAATCAAACAAAGTACCGAGGAAACATTCGGTTGTTTAAACAACTACAAAAAAAATTATCAACCTATGTAACACCAAGTTTCCTTTTTTGTATAGATGACGTTACGGTAAATGGAATTTATGGACTATACTATGATCCGACTGAAAACAAATGGACTACATATTTTTTTGTCAATCCTATCGTCATTTATAACCGAATCCCGAGCAGAGAAGAAGAACAAGAAACGTATCATCACCAAAACTATACACTTTTAAAAAACAAGGATGTCCCTATTATCAATCCTTGTTTTTTTAATAAGTGGAAAATTGATCAAATGTTACGTAAACAAAAAAACATCGAAAAAATTTTACCTGATACGATTTTTCTTGATCATGAAAGTTCACTCTTTTCTTTTTTGGATAAATATCGATCCATCTATGTGAAACCAGTAGATGGATCTCAAGGAGACCATATCTTTAGCATCATAAAGGAAAGAACTTCCTTCCTTCTTATTGACAGTCTTGGCCAAACACAAACGCTTTCTTTCCAACAATTAAATCGGTACATTTCCAACCTTATTAAGCAACAATCCTTTATCTGTCAAGAAACGGTTCCTTGCAAAAAACATAAAGAAGAAAAACTTGATTTGCGTACTCTCGTTCATTTATCTTCTAACAACCAGTATAAATTAACCGGAATTGGATTTAGACAATCTACCAATCGATCCATTACTACTCATGTTATGAAAGGAGGGGAGAATTCAATCGTTTGA